The genomic segment CCGCGCAGGCGACCACCCTCGGCAAGCGCTTCGCCACGGCCGCCGACGAGCTTCTGGTGGCGTACGGCCGGCTGGAGGATCTGCTGGTCCGCTATCCGCTGCGTGGCATCAAGGGCCCGGTCGGTACGGCCCAGGACATGCTCGATCTGCTGGGTGGCGACACGGGGAAGCTCGCCGCCCTTGAGCGGCGCATCGCCGGGCATCTCGGTTTCGCGCAGGCGTTCACCTCGGTCGGTCAGGTCTATCCGCGCTCGCTCGACTACGACGTGGTGACCGCGCTCGTGCAGCTGGCAGCGGCGCCGTCGTCGGTCGCGAAGACGATCCGTCTGATGGCCGGGCACGAGCTGGTGACCGAGGGCTTCAAGCCCGGCCAGGTCGGCTCGTCCGCGATGCCGCACAAGATGAACACCCGCTCCTGCGAGCGGGTCAACGGCCTGATGGTGATCCTGCGCGGTTACGCCTCGATGACCGGTGAACTGGCGGGCGACCAGTGGAACGAGGGCGACGTGTCCTGCTCCGTGGTCCGCCGGGTGGCACTGCCCGACGCGTTCTTCGCGTTCGACGGTCTGCTGGAGACCTTCCTGACGGTGCTCGACGAGTTCGGGGCGTTCCCGGCCGTGGTCGCCCGGGAGCTGGACCGCTACCTGCCGTTCCTCGCGACCACCAAGGTACTCATGGGCGCCGTGCGGGCCGGTGTGGGCCGCGAGGTCGCGCACGAGGCAATCAAGGAGAACGCGGTGGCTTCGGCGTTGGCCATGCGGGAGCTGGGCACCGAACGCAACGAACTGCTGGACAAGCTGGCCGCCGACGACCGCATTCCGCTGGACCGGGCCCAGCTGGACACGTTGATGGACGACAAGCTGTCCTTCACCGGCGCGGCGGGTGACCAGGTCACCACGGTGGTCTCCCGGATCGAGGAGATCGTCAAGCAGCACCCGCAGGCCGCCGGGTACGCGCCGGGCTCCATCCTCTGAGCGCCGCGCGGACCGACACCGGATGAGCCCCGAAGAACTCCTGGCCGCCCGCGACCGCGTCGTTCCCGATGTGGTCGCGGACGGCCTGCGGGTGCTGTTCTGCGGAATCAACCCGAGCCTGACAACGGCTGTCACCGGACATCATTTCGCCCACCCCGGCAACCGGTTCTGGCCGGTCCTCCATCTGTCGGGCTTCACACCGAGACGACTGAAACCCTCGGAGCAGGGCCTGCTGCTCGACTCGGGCCTCGGCATCACCAACGTGGTCGCCCGGGCCACGGCGCGGGCGGACGAGCTGGACGCCGAGGAGTTCCGCGAGGGTGGCCGGGTCCTGGCCGCGAAGGTCGAGCTGCTTCGTCCGCGCTGGCTCGCGGTGGTGGGCGTCACCGCCTACCGCACCGCGTTCGCAGAGCGCGGCGCACAGATCGGCGCGCAGGACCGGACGATAGGTGGCACCCGCGTCTGGGCACTGCCCAACCCCAGTGGTCTCAACGCCCACTGGACCGTCCGGACGATGGCCGAGGAGTACGGCCGCCTCCGCGCCGCCGCCGAGAACGAGCGATGACGCCCAGAAGGAGCGGTGAAGAGGCGACGGCCCCCGGGGCGGGTCGCAGCGCGGCACCGGTGTGACCGACCGTGCCCTCCCTCCCCTTCCCCCGCCGACGATCCGCCCGTCCCCGCGGAAACGCCCGGCGCCGAGGAAACAGGACCGCCCCTCCTCGCGAGGACACCTGACGCCTGAGGAATCGGGACCTGCCCCGAGGGCTGCTCCGCCTCCAGGCATTCAAGTCTCAGGGAGGATCGGTTTCCGTGACCAGGACGATCAGTTCGCATCCCGTTCCCTCCTCTTCCAGGTGGAGCGCCAGGGCGATCCACCTTTCCTCGACGCGCCAGAGCTGTAGGTACTCGCAACCCGCGACGGGGTCGGCCCATGGTTCGGGTATGTCCTCACCCGCCATCATCCGCTCGTGCGCACTCCACAGACTGATCGGGCTGGGCTCGCCCCAGCGCAGGGTGAGCAGGGTCAGCAACGCGTCATGTTCCGCGAGGCACTGCGCCCGGTGTTCCCTGCGCCACGCCTCGTCCCCGTCGACATCCCCGTCGGCGTGTTCCTCATCGAGGAGTTCTCCGTCCATGAGGAGTGACACCGTGTGGTAGCCGGGCCCACTGGCTCCCGAGCCCGACCGGACCCGCTCGGTGGGAAATTCCTGGCTGCGCATCCCGTCGATGAGGCGAAGGTGGTCTGCGGTGGTCATACCGTCAGTAAACCCCGTCCCACTGACACCTGGCCTCTCGTCAGGCGTCCCTGCGTCGCAGCGCCCACCAACCGGCCCCGGTCGCGAGGACCGTCCATCCCGCGAGCACGGCCATACCACTCCATGCCCCCAGCGTGCCCGAGGAGTCCTGGAGCAATATCTGCTGTCCCGCACGATCCGGCAGGAACTCGGCGGCGCCGCCGTCGTGCGACACGTCCCCGACCACGAAGGGCAGGATGAGGAACAGCGGCACGAGCACGCTCAACGCCCCCGTGACGCTGCGCAGCACGGTCGCGAGACCGGCTGCCAGCAGGCTGCACAGAGTGAGATGGAGGGCGCAGCCGATGACCGCCCGCAGAGCTCCCGGGTCGCCGATACCGATACCGAATCCTTCGTCCATGAGCGCCTGTCCGGCCAGGAAGCTGGTCAGGCTCGTGATGAGTCCTACGGCGAACACGAGACCGCCGATCACGGCCAGCTTGCCCGTGTAGAAGAGCCCCCGCCGTGGCACAGCCGTGAGCGATACGCGTATCCCGGCGTTCCGGTACTCGGTGGCCGTCGTCACCGCGCCGAAGGTGATGGCCGCCATCTGCCCGAAGTTGAGACCGTAGTAGGAGAACAGGACCGGGTCGAAGTCGGTGACATCGGGCTCCGGGCGGCCGAGGGCCGCGCAGACCAGAACGGTCAGACCGGTGGTCATCGGGAAGATCGCCGTCAGCGAGCCGGTGAGTGAGCGAAGGGAGCGGATCTTGATCCACTCGGCGTGCAGAACCGCGGGGAACGACATGGCTCACGCCTCCTGGTCCGTGGCCGTACGGGCGGCGCTGTACTCCGCCTGGTCAGCGGTCAGGTCGAGATATGCCTGTTCCAATGTGGCTTCCTCATCGGCGAGTTCGAGGAGCGGTATGCCCTTGTCCACCGCGATCGGCCCGATCTCCGTCACCCGTGCGCCCTCGACGGTCCAGCGGCCGTCCTCCGCAGGCACAGCGGTGAACCCCTTGTCCCGCAAGGCATTCCGCAGCCGGTCGCCTTCCGTGGTCCGCAGCCGCACCCTGGGCTGGACGCGCGAGTCGATGAAGTCACGCATCGAGGTGTCGGCGAGGAGCCGTCCCCGGCCCAGGACGACCAGGTGATCGGCGAAGGACGCCGTCTCGTTCATCAGGTGGCTGGAGACCAGGACCGTTCTCCCCTGTCCCGCCAGGCGGCGCACCAGTTCCCTGATCCAGATGATGCCTTCGGGGTCCAGGCCGTTGGACGGCTCGTCGAGGATCAGCACCGCCGGATCGCCGAGAAGGGCCGCGGCTGTCCCGAGGCGCTGGCGCATGCCGAGCGAGAAGGTCCTGACGCGTTTCCTCGCGACGCTCGCGATCCCGGACTCCTCCAGCACCTCGTCCGCCCGGCGGGCCGGAATGCCGTTGCTCACGGCGAGGGCCAGCAGGTGCTCTCGTGCCGACCGCGATCCGTGCGCGGCCTGTGGGTCGAGGAGCGCGCCGACCTGGCGCAGCGGTGCGTCGAGTGCGGCGTAGTGGCGGCCTCCGATGGTCGCCGTGCCCGATGTCGGCCGGTCGAGGCCGAGGACCAGGCGCATCGTGGTGGACTTGCCGGCGCCGTTGGGGCCGAGGAAGCCGGTGATCCGGCCCGGCCGCACGCTGAAGGTGAGGCAGTCCACGGCGCGGGTCGAGCCGTATTCCTTGGTGAGTTCGTGGACGTCGATGCTGGTCATGGCTCCAGCCTCCTGGCCGTCCACGTCCCGGTCCTCCCCCGCCCGGGGAGATCGCCTCCCCCGCACGGGGGAGCCACCACCATCACGTCGCTGGCACGATGACGGAATGCTCCGATTCCTCCGTCGACTGGTCTCTCCGGTCACGTACACACGCTGGCTGCACCTGTGCATCCCCATGGCGTTCGTGGCGATTTGGCTGTTCATCGACATGGAGCATGTCTGGGTGCTGTTGCTGTTGGCCGTTCCGCTCGGTCTGATCCCGGCGGTGCGCCTGGAGGAAGGGCTGCAGGCCCAACTGCTCCTGACCCCGTACGAGCGGGGCACCCCGTACGCCTCGATCGGCACCGCGTCCGCGGCCACCTGGGAAGATCGCTGGCGGACCGTCCTCTGGCTGGAGGTCCGTCTGCTTCTGTCCGCGGTCGTCACGGGGCTCACCTCCTGGCTCCCCCTGACCTCGGTGGAGATGGTGATGCGGGCCCGGGGCGACACCGTGCCGGATGTCACGGTGTTCAACTCGCTGGATCCTCACTGGTGGTACATCCCCCTGGCGGTGGTTCCGCTCCTGGTTCTTCCCGTCCTGTGCGTCCTGCTGGGCGACTTGATCACCCTTTTCGCCCGCAGACTGCTCGGTCCCTCGCGCTACGAGCGGTTGACCGCCCTGGAGGAGCGCACCGAGCAGTTGCTGGAGCGAAACCGCATCGCGCGCGAGTTGCACGACTCGATCGGGCACGCGTTGACGGTCGCTGTCGTGCAGGCGGGCGCGGCACGGGCGGCCGGTGACGCGGCGTTCACCGAGCGGGCGCTGGCCGCGATCGAGGAGACGGGACGGGACGCCCTGGACGATCTGGAGCGGGTGCTCCGCGTGCTGCGGGAGTCGTCCGGGACACCCATCGGTCAGCAGCCGACGCTCGTCGAGGCGGGCCGGTTGCTGGAATCGGCCCGGGGCTCCGGGGTGAAGGTCGACTCCGAGGTCTCGGGGCAGCTGGGCGCGGTGCCCGGAGCCGTGTCGCGGGAGGGGTATCGAATCCTTCAGGAAGCGCTGACCAACATGTTGCGCCACTCCGGGGCGGCGGCGGTGGGGGTACGGATCATTGTCGCGGACGGGTGGTTGGAGCTGGAGGTGACGAATCCGCTCGGCGCTTCGGTGGCCTCCCCGGGCGGGGGGACGGGCCTTCGCGGGATACGTGAGCGTGCGGCGTTGCTGGGTGGAAAGGCCACCACCGGCCCGTACGAAGGCGGGTGGAGAGTGCA from the Streptomyces sp. AM 4-1-1 genome contains:
- a CDS encoding ABC transporter permease encodes the protein MSFPAVLHAEWIKIRSLRSLTGSLTAIFPMTTGLTVLVCAALGRPEPDVTDFDPVLFSYYGLNFGQMAAITFGAVTTATEYRNAGIRVSLTAVPRRGLFYTGKLAVIGGLVFAVGLITSLTSFLAGQALMDEGFGIGIGDPGALRAVIGCALHLTLCSLLAAGLATVLRSVTGALSVLVPLFLILPFVVGDVSHDGGAAEFLPDRAGQQILLQDSSGTLGAWSGMAVLAGWTVLATGAGWWALRRRDA
- the purB gene encoding adenylosuccinate lyase — translated: MTAVSAKPRIPNVLAGRYASTELAVLWSPEQKVKLERQLWLAVLRAQKDLGIEVPDSALADYERVVDQVDLVSIAEREKITRHDVKARIEEFNALAGHEQVHKGMTSRDLTENVEQLQIRLSLELMRDRTVAVLARLGKLAGEYGELVIAGRSHNVAAQATTLGKRFATAADELLVAYGRLEDLLVRYPLRGIKGPVGTAQDMLDLLGGDTGKLAALERRIAGHLGFAQAFTSVGQVYPRSLDYDVVTALVQLAAAPSSVAKTIRLMAGHELVTEGFKPGQVGSSAMPHKMNTRSCERVNGLMVILRGYASMTGELAGDQWNEGDVSCSVVRRVALPDAFFAFDGLLETFLTVLDEFGAFPAVVARELDRYLPFLATTKVLMGAVRAGVGREVAHEAIKENAVASALAMRELGTERNELLDKLAADDRIPLDRAQLDTLMDDKLSFTGAAGDQVTTVVSRIEEIVKQHPQAAGYAPGSIL
- a CDS encoding histidine kinase → MLRFLRRLVSPVTYTRWLHLCIPMAFVAIWLFIDMEHVWVLLLLAVPLGLIPAVRLEEGLQAQLLLTPYERGTPYASIGTASAATWEDRWRTVLWLEVRLLLSAVVTGLTSWLPLTSVEMVMRARGDTVPDVTVFNSLDPHWWYIPLAVVPLLVLPVLCVLLGDLITLFARRLLGPSRYERLTALEERTEQLLERNRIARELHDSIGHALTVAVVQAGAARAAGDAAFTERALAAIEETGRDALDDLERVLRVLRESSGTPIGQQPTLVEAGRLLESARGSGVKVDSEVSGQLGAVPGAVSREGYRILQEALTNMLRHSGAAAVGVRIIVADGWLELEVTNPLGASVASPGGGTGLRGIRERAALLGGKATTGPYEGGWRVHVSLPLDGIP
- a CDS encoding ATP-binding cassette domain-containing protein — translated: MTSIDVHELTKEYGSTRAVDCLTFSVRPGRITGFLGPNGAGKSTTMRLVLGLDRPTSGTATIGGRHYAALDAPLRQVGALLDPQAAHGSRSAREHLLALAVSNGIPARRADEVLEESGIASVARKRVRTFSLGMRQRLGTAAALLGDPAVLILDEPSNGLDPEGIIWIRELVRRLAGQGRTVLVSSHLMNETASFADHLVVLGRGRLLADTSMRDFIDSRVQPRVRLRTTEGDRLRNALRDKGFTAVPAEDGRWTVEGARVTEIGPIAVDKGIPLLELADEEATLEQAYLDLTADQAEYSAARTATDQEA
- the mug gene encoding G/U mismatch-specific DNA glycosylase translates to MSPEELLAARDRVVPDVVADGLRVLFCGINPSLTTAVTGHHFAHPGNRFWPVLHLSGFTPRRLKPSEQGLLLDSGLGITNVVARATARADELDAEEFREGGRVLAAKVELLRPRWLAVVGVTAYRTAFAERGAQIGAQDRTIGGTRVWALPNPSGLNAHWTVRTMAEEYGRLRAAAENER